Proteins encoded in a region of the Fusarium keratoplasticum isolate Fu6.1 chromosome 13, whole genome shotgun sequence genome:
- a CDS encoding MFS domain-containing protein, with protein sequence MMEKSPVKTEAISQQLVTDAEATMAWEHALTPLRALKIYCKAVWYGAFVSLALVMEGCDTKILGSLYAVPAFQEAYGVRQPNGSYEISASWQSGLGSTMGVTSIFGMFLGGWATERFGFRKTMMAALFSMPPIIFIFFFAPSLAVFAVAICLFSLPLGIFQTVTTVYIADIMPVAPRPYLTSCYSLAWALGQLLNAVIFRGTPTLPAPWTYRVPFALQWFRPILIIIGVYLAPESPWWLVRQNRLDEAEAAVSRLTSELDIETQKLVSLTGDESRRTIVVMGVYAMQLLTGSQSRAFMTYFFLQAGPPTDQSFNITIVALTLSVLGVLGAWVVMTYTGRRTMYLLGGALTIALFTAIGGIGVKLHSSSSSSMMINPTAWNWGALTGFFWAGAGVLGFIFTFFMVPESKGRTTAEMDILFEQKAHVRKFKVTQVSITHIDGDGLP encoded by the exons ATGATGGAGAAATCCCCTGTCAAAACTGAGGCCATCTCACAACAGCTTGTGACAGATGCTGAGGCCACTATGGCTTGGGAGCACGCACTAACGCCACTTCGTGCCTTGAAAATATATTGCAAGGCTGTTTGGTATGGTGCCTTTGTATCCCTTGCGCTCGTCATGGAGGGGTGCGACACCAAAATCCTAGGATCACTATACGCGGTACCCGCCTTCCAAGAGGCCTATGGCGTACGACAACCTAATGGATCCTATGAGATCTCGGCGTCTTGGCAAAGCGGACTGGGCTCCACCATGGGAGTCACGTCTATCTTTGGAATGTTTCTAGGCGGATGGGCTACCGAGAGGTTTGGCTTTCGAAAAACCATGATGGCCGCTCTGTTTTCTATGCCACCAATCATTTTCATATTTTTCTTCGCGCCAAGTCTAGCAGTCTTCGCCGTTGCTATTTGTCTCTTCT CGCTTCCTCTAGGCATATTTCAGACTGTTACTACGGTATACATCGCAGACATCATGCCTGTAGCGCCTCGCCCTTACCTCACTAGCTGTTATTCGCTGGCCTGG GCGCTGGGCCAACTTCTCAACGCGGTCATCTTTCGAGGTACCCCGACTCTGCCTGCTCCCTGGACGTACCGTGTTCCTTTTGCTCTCCA GTGGTTCCGGCCgattctcatcatcatcggtgtCTATCTAGCACCGGAGTCACCCTGGTGGTTGGTCCGCCAGAACCGACTAGACGAGGCCGAAGCCGCTGTTTCTCGGTTGACTTCTGAGCTGGATATCGAAACTCAAAAGCTTGTCTCCTTGACG GGGGACGAATCCCGCAGAaccatcgtcgtcatggGTGTTTATGCCATGCAGTTGTTGACCGGCTCACAATCTCGTGCATTCATGACCTACTTCTTCCTTCAAGCTGGCCCTCCCACCGATCAGTCATTCAACATAACCATCGTTGCGCTGACACTCTCGGTGCTTGGGGTGCTTGGTGCT TGGGTCGTCATGACATACACAGGCCGAAGAACAATGTATCTTTTGGGTGGCGCCCTAACTATCGCTCTCTTCACGGCCATTGGGGGTATTGGAGTCAAGCTTCAcagctcctcgtcttcatcaatg ATGATCAACCCGACTGCTTGGAACTGGGGCGCTCTGACTGGATTCTTCTGGGCTGGAGCTGGTGTTCTCGGATTTatcttcaccttcttcaTGGTCCCAGAGTCCAAAGGGAGGACCACTGCAGAGATGGACATTCTCTTTGAGCAAAAGGCTCATGTCCGGAAATTCAAGGTTACCCAGGTTTCCATTACTCACAttgatggagatgggctcCCCTAA
- a CDS encoding GMC-OxRdtase-N domain-containing protein: MVEQLGMFEHVDADLFSRRLSQVINTYILLSQMFLQATGVSAKSAGTTDWNMVAPAQVSTLIETFSVPRLWIGLCLLSCLMLLICGVLSAILTRLSAGPDILGYASTLIRDSRYIDTPHEVGRMEGADVSRKMGDLRIRYGFVRESPEGQMRSGVGLQEETQPLKLHRG; encoded by the coding sequence ATGGTTGAGCAACTGGGCATGTTTGAGCACGTTGATGCAGACCTCTTCAGCCGACGACTCAGCCAAGTAATCAATACATACATCCTCCTGAGCCAAATGTTTCTTCAAGCAACGGGCGTCAGCGCCAAGTCTGCTGGTACGACAGATTGGAACATGGTCGCTCCGGCTCAAGTCAGTACCTTGATCGAGACCTTTTCGGTTCCACGACTGTGGATTGGGCTCTGCCTTCTGTCGTGTCTAATGCTCCTGATCTGTGGAGTTCTGAGTGCGATCCTAACGCGGCTATCAGCTGGACCGGACATCCTGGGATACGCCTCCACACTCATCCGCGACTCGAGGTATATCGACACACCGCACGAGGTGGGTAGGATGGAGGGAGCCGACGTTTCGAGGAAGATGGGGGACCTGCGGATCCGGTATGGGTTCGTCCGGGAAAGCCCGGAGGGACAAATGAGAAGTGGAGTTGGACTGCAGGAAGAGACGCAGCCACTCAAGCTCCACCGCGGTTAG